Sequence from the Flavobacterium sp. J372 genome:
TGTAGCGGATTGCAGGTTACCCTTTTTCAAAGAGTTGATGAGATCGTCCTTGTGCGAATTGTTATCAAGCTCTTTAATGGGATGTTTGGCCAAAGTGGCTTCCAGGTCGTAGCCATAATTTTCATGATATTGCTTCACTGCGAAGTTTCCCTTTTCATCGGAATCCTTAAAGTCTAACTGAACCCCGCAGAGTGGGATGATGAAAGAGTACATCTTCAGGCACAACTACCCGGACAAGTTCGAGTATTTTCACCCTGTCTTTGAAGAGCAGCTTGGGGAAACCTACGGCATTATGGTATACCAGGAGGATGTGATCAAGATTGCATTGCATTACGGAGGGGTTGCCGCTGAGGATGGGGATATCCTTCGCAGGGCAATGAGCGGCAAAGGCCGTTCGTTAGCGGCTCTACAGAAAGTAAAGGATAATTTTTTCAGGTGCTGCGCAGAGAAAGGCCATCCGGAACAGCTAAGTACTGAAATTTACAGGCAGATTGAATCCTTTGCAGGATACTCGTTTTGCAAGGCACACTCGGCATCCTATGCTGTGGAAAGCTACCAGAGCCTGTATCTTAAAGTGCATTATCCCATTGAGTTTATGGTAGCGGTGATCAACAACCAGGGCGGCTTTTACCGTACTGAGGTATATGTGCATGAGGCGCGGATGTCCGGGGCAGCTATTCACAACCCTTGTATCAATAAAAGCTTGGTGGAAACAACGTTGTATGGAAAAGATGTCTATCTGGGCTTCATGCATCTTCAGGGGCTGCAGGGAGAGATCGCGCAGAAAATTGTGGATGAGCGGAATGCCAACGGTGATTATGCCAGCCTGGAGGATTTTATCAACCGCGTCCCCATCGGCATTGAGGGGATGCAATTGCTGATCTATATCGGGGCGTTGCGCTGCACAGGCAAAACAAAGAATGAGCTGCTGGTGACTGCAAGGCGCATCATGATGAATTTTAAGCCCGAGAACCGCTATCCCCAATTGCTGCCGGAACCGGTCGGGATTATAGACTGCCGGAGCTGAAGCGCTCCCCATTCGAGGACGCTTTTGATGAGATTGAGTTGTTGGGATTCCCAGTGTCCGTAACGCCGTTCAACCTGCTAAAAACTTCCTACCGTGGGGATGTAATGGCATGTGATTTGGTAAAACACCACAAGAAGCAGGTAAAGATGCTTGCCTACCTTGTCTCACGCAAGCATGTGCCGACCAAGCTGGGCGCCATGTATTTCGGTACCTGGATCGATGCCAACGGGGAATTCTTCGATACAGCCCATTTTACCGGGAGCCTTAAAGAATATCCTTTTAAGGGCGGCGGGTGCTACCTGCTCCTTGGGACTGTGGAAGTCGATTACCATTTCCCGACCATTACCATCTCAAAGATGGAAAAGATGCCTTTCATCCCTGACCCGCGTTACCGGGAGACCGATGCGGAGAGTTCGCGTACCCAGGAGAAGCTGCGGGAAGATGTCTCTATGACCCACCGCGCGCCCTATCCGCAGGAACAGGAGATCAACCTGCCGAGACATAAGATGGTCGAGGCGAAAAGATAATAACAACATAGGATTAGAATTTATGACACTATTTAACGATACTGACCTTTTCAACTCAGGCACTGAAGATAAAAAAACATACGACCTGCCGGACCTTGAGCTTATGAAAATGGAGGCATTCATTCCTAAAGAGGAAGCCGACAGGTACTATCATATGCTGCTGCATAGCACACCGTGGCATGAGTACCAGATGCCCATGTATGATAAAGTGGTCACAGCCCCGCGTATGATTGCCTGGTACGGCGAGCAGGAAGAAGCCGGAGAAAGTTCGCTGCCGTGGACACCGGAACTATTAGAATTGCGCGCGAAAGTTGAAGAACAGACCGGGCTTTCGTTTAATGCGGTGCTGCTGAACCTTTACCGTAACGGGAATGACAGCGTAGCCTGGCACTCCGACAAAGAGCATAAGATTGGGAAAAACCCTTCAATTGCTTCGGTAACCTTTGGGCAAACAAGGCCGTTCAGGTTTCGCCATAAGACGGATAAAACGATTGGACAATTGGAAATCCCCCTCCATCACGGCACTTTGCTGCTCATGTCGGGAACAACGAATACCTATTGGGAGCATCATATCCCTAAATCGGCTAAGGACATGCTGCCAAGAATTAATCTCACTTTCCGACAGGTGAAAAAGCTATAGGTGTCCATTGCCATTCAATAGGGAAAGTTATAGCTTTGCCCCCATCAAAAATAATTATCATGAAAGAACTGTTCGACAAGATCTCTGCAGAATTTGAAGCATTTCAAAAAGATGCCACTGCCCAGATAGAAGGCGGAAACAAAGCAGCCGGTACACGCGCGCGCAAATCAGCGCTTGAACTAAGCAAGCTTATGAAAGACTTCCGCAAGGTTTCCGTAGAAGAATCTAAAAAGTAGTAGTAAGGCTGTCCCATGGACGGCCTTTTAAATTATTTTTGCTTTATGAACCTTGAAGAAATTAAGCGATACTTTGAGAAAAACCCGCCCCCTGCTTCGGTAGACTGGAAACCATGGGCAAAAATTTCCGATACCCAAAAGTTCCTGGGCAGCTGCTATGTTACAGTCAGCACTTTTAAAGGCAATGTTGAAACCTGTCCCTCATGGTGGCATCTGAAAGAGTTTTATCAGGATATGGTGAAGCTAAACGAGGTGAAATAATGTCTATAAAAATCTACGAATTTATCTCAAAGGATGAACAGCTCCAGTACCAGATTGTCTGGGAGATCGACGTACATGTCGAAACCTTGCACCAAGACGGGGTTATGTACCTGCTATATTCAGTCAATGATTTTTTTGTTGAGATACGATATAATCAGCGAACCAACACAATAATCGGCAAGAACCAGTTTAAAGATGGCGAGCCCCTTGACAAGTATTTGTACAATCTATGATTTTAGATTTAACTGCTATGGTTGGAAGCAGTTGAAAGATCAATATCTAATTCCAGTGTCTCGGCAAAAATCTTCAATGCTCCTAGGGCCTTCTTCCAACCACCGCAACATGAAGGGCTAAGTGCAATAGTTACTACATCAACCTTTGACAGGTGCTTTTTTATTTCTTCTGCAACAAGCCTTATTGTCTCATCAGTATACAATTGAAAATATCCCCTGATCGGCGCAAAGAAGTAATCAAGATCGACATTGATGATCCAACCATTTTTGGAATAGTCCAACCAGTCCCTGTATTGTCCTAAAAACTGCTCTATCTCATATTCGTCCTTGACAAAATCAGTCCTGCCGCCTTCCTTTTTCGTAATGAAAATTGTACTTGTGAAAAGTTTTGGATACAACTGCTGGAGATTTAATATATAGTTATCCCAGCGAAATAACTTTGCATATATACCCGAATGTACTTCAAAACCAAGATTTGCATATTCTTCAAAGGTGAGTTTTGAGATATCAATTCCTTTATCAATGACAAGGGTCTTTACTTCTTTTTTAAATTGACATAGATCATAATGCCTGTCGATATGCAGGTAATTATACTTTTTCCTGTATCGATTTCCTGAAGCCAACACCAGGAAGCGCAAAGGTGATTGTCCATCACATACACTTTCCCGGATTTATAAAGGAAATTGGTATTTATCGCGCCCGATTCTCCCAATATTTCCGGTTTTCCTTTGATCCACAGAATCTAAATATTAAGGGTTATCTGTTCTTTACTGCGTACGAAATACTGTAAAAATATTAAGATCAGTTGCATTTCCAATGCGAAAAGGGATAAAAAGGCAAGCGAAGTTATCGTGCAGGCGCAGGCTGCGCGCGCATAATGGCCGCGGGCCACCCTTCGGGACTTATAGCGCTCCGCATGCCCCCGCACACTTCAGGACAGCTTTCTTTTTTTCCCTTTTTCTTTTGGAAAATGCTGTTTTGGCAGGGGTTAAAGAGGATCCAATAGGATTGTTTCATTAAAAACTTTACATCATGGACATTACAGGACGATTGACAGCAGATGCGCAGGTGCGCAGCCTGTCAGAAGGCAGGAAGGTGGTGAATTTCTCCGTAGCGGTTAACGACAGCTACAAGGCTAAGAACGGGGAGCGGGTAACGCAGACCGAATTTTTCGATTGTTCCTACTGGATAGGCACAGGCATAGCGCAGTACCTGACCAAAGGCAGTATTGTAGAACTCTCGGGGCGTGTCAGCGCACGGGCATGGGTGGATAGCGAAGGACAGGCAAAAGCAGGGCTGAACTTCCACACTTCAAAAATCACGCTGCACGGTGGCGGGGCTACTGCAGGCAAACCGCAGGCGGACAAGCACCCGCAGGCAGAACCTGTTGCAGTAGAGGTACAAGGGACACAGGTAAACCCTGACGGGCAGCACGATGACCTTCCATTTTAAAACAAAGTCGAACTAAAAATTTAATATCATGGCACATAATCTGAATTTCAACGAACAGACTGGAAAATATTCTTTTTTCAGCGTAAAAGAAAAAGCATGGCACGCCCTTGGGCAAATCGTGCAGGACTATCCGACAAGCAGGGAGGCAATCACCCACGCAGGGCTTGACTATGAAGTAATTAAAGCACCCCTGTTTGCCAAAGGCACAGAGCCTGCCATTGACTTTGCCGTACCTGACCAGTTTGCTACCATGCGCACCGATACCAACGCCATTTTTGGCGTGGTGGGCAAGGATTACCAAATCGTGCAGAATGCCGATGCCTTTGCTTTCTTTGATGCCATTGTAGGCGGTGGTGAGGGTATCTTATACGAGACCGCAGGGGCTATCGGGCAAGGGGAACGCATCTTTATCACAGCCAAGCTGCCCGGCTACATACGTGTAGGCAACGGGGACGATGTAACCGAAAAGTATATTTTCCTGACTACCTCACACGATGGCTCGGGAAGTATTACCGCAGCTTTTACCCCTATCCGCATCGTTTGCCAAAACACACTAAACGCTGCAATGCGCTCGGCTACCAATGTGGTGCGCATCAGGCATACCGCCAACGCCAAGCAGCGGTTAGAGGATGCCCACAGGGTAATGGGCTTGGCAGACACGCTGTCGTTACAATTAGAAGGCATCTTCAATAATTGGGCAAAAGTGCGCATTGAAGATAAAGAAGTTAAAAAACTTATACAGTTGGCTCTCTGCCCCAATACTGAAACACTGAACCTTTTGAAAAAGGGCGCAGAAGAAGAACTGTCAAGCGTATTCAAAAATGCCTGCGATGCAGCCTTTAGCTACGCAATGGCAAGCGATACGCAGCAAATGGAAACCACAAAGGGGACAGTCTTCGGGGCATATAACGCCGTGACAGGATACTATCAGAATGTACGGAATTTTAAGAATGACGAAGACAAGATGAAAAGTATCTATCTCGGCGGTACAGCACAGGCACGGGCGCAGAAAGCCTTTGACCTATGCACCGACTTCACCAAAGGCGGGGCTGCTGCCCTTATGATGAACTAAATTAACAACGCAGCCCGCCACGGCGGGCTGTAAAAAAAATGAGATTATGAAACCATTACAAAACCTGAATAATGTAGAGAAAGGCAAATTACTTGCCTCATTCTTTCCTGAACAGGTACAGGGCATACTGGAGAGCCTGCAACAGGCTTGCCAATACCTTACCGACAATGAGGAGGTGATACGCAGCCAATGGGACAACGGCTTTATCCCATTTGAATTTTGGTACAGGGTGGCAGGGAATGTTGCTGATGCTATACTAAGGAACGGCAAGGGAATGGCAAAGAGCAGCAGCCTATTTGCAGACCACCTTTTTGACGGGCATAACGCCCTGTTCACTATCGACTGCATAATCAGGGAGGCGAAGCACAATGAAAACATGAAGTACAGGCAGGCAGTCGCCCTGCTGTTTGAATAAGCTAAACTTACGATTATGGCAATTACAAATTTTTTCAGCCAGGTGGCAGCCCTCAACTTTACGGGCTGCCTGAACCTGACGATACGCAAGGATGGCGAGAGCCTGACCGTATCAGTACTGTTGCAGAATGATGCCTGCGGTGACACCGCAAAAAGCCACATTCCCCCGCTGATTCTGAAAGGCACGGCGCAGGAACTTGGGGAGGGATTTTTCCCCGCTGTTTCCGAGCCAGTACAGCAGACATCGCAACTGCTTACCAATATGGAGCAGTTCCTTAAAGGGCAGGAAGAAGCCCAGAAAAACTCCGCAATGGAGAAAAAGAAAACCGAGAAAGCTGACAAGCCTGCCACAGAGGTAAGCCCGAAGGAAAAGAAATTCATTGAAGCGATGAAACAGGTCGATGCCCTAGAGGCAGATGGTAAATTTAAGGAAGCGTGGTGCAAAGTGCCGCTTGCATCCGAGTACCCTGACAAAGCAGAGCAGCTGCGCAAGCGCAAAGAGAACCTGAAAAATCAGTTTGCACCTGACCTTTTCGGTGCAGCACAGCCTGCCGAAACTCAAACAGAAGAAGAAGTACATATTGAACCAAATACCGAAGATTATGCTGATAGCGAACCAAATGCCGAGGATATTCCTGATGAAGGAGAAGGGGAATGACATTACACTCACAGACCCCGATGCAAAGTGGAGCATAGATGCGGTGCTGCAATTCTATGCCAATACCTATCCTATCCTGACCACTGCCAAAATAAGCGGTCCTGTCATCAGTGAAGATAAAGTACAGTACCGATTTGAGAGTATGATGGGTACAAAGGGATAACCCTAAATATTAAATAATGGATTATGCTACAACAAATAAGCGGGCAGCTTCGGCTGCCCAACAACGAAAGGCAAAAGCTGCTGCACAAAAACGCAGGGCAGTTCCTGCTGCAATTGGTCAGGAGGAAAGATGCCGCCGAGCTGCAAAGGGACAGGCTGCAATCCGCCCCTGTGGGGCTGCTGCCTATGGTTTTTTAAAGCTACGCTTCCTGCCGCATTTTGCGGGGCAGCCTGTGAAGCCGATAAAGGATGAGGAAGATTTTTACCGTTCCCTTAACCTGCTTTGCGTCCACTATAACATTAGCGTAACGGATAACCGCCACATTGGTTATCCTTACAATAAGGCTGTGGCACTATGGGAAGCTAGCAAGCTGCTACGGGAAAAAAGGGAAAGTGTACAGATACTCGAAGGCAGGGATGGCAAAGGAAGTTTGGTGCTGCAAGCAGAAGAAACATACAACACAGGCAGCACGCTGTACTATATCCCGATTGTACCCCTTTACAGGCTGATGCAAGACCGAAAAACAAAGAGGGCGGCGCAGCTACTGCTTGCTACCTGTGCCTACCTGTATCATGTTGCAGGCATACCCTACTACACAGATGACAGCAGCTACCTCTGTTGGCAGTACGACATGATACGGGAATGGGTAGAAAATGACCCGACCGATTGGGAACAGGAAAGCTACTATGTCAATTGTTCGCAGCTGAATACCGCCGAACATATCGGGAAGGTGATGCAGCGCAGGCTTTGGAACCCCTGCCACCTTAACCGATTTGAAGATTTGGCAGCGCAATTTATTGCGCTTGACAACTTTGCCTGCGACTGCCTGTCTATTGCTGACAAGGCATTACAGCTTTGGCGGGATCACCCGCAGGGGCATGTGTACCGCCACGCCGATACCCGTATATTGCACTCGGAAGATGATGATAATTGCAATGAGGATTGCATTACTATGGACAAATACATCGGCTTTTGCGCCGAAACCGAAGGTTGGCTCTATCATACCCTTTCCGAATGCGTTAATAATGAGTTCAACGAATGCTGTGATATACAGCAGCCAGTACTGACCCGCACCTTTGACGGGCGGATGCAAGATGCCGAAAGCCTCGATTTTGAGTGCAGGCTTTTTTCTCTTATCGATGACTTATGCTACCTATTAAATACTATTAATGATGAAAAATAGTGAAACAACACCGAGCCTTTTTTTCCCTGCTGCCGCTATTGTTGTTTTCAAGCCCGAAAACAATGAGGATGACCTGTATCTTGAATACTATGACATGGACGAAAGCGGTTGCCCTGTCAATCCGAGGCCTCTAAGCGTAAAAGAAGCGCAGGGGCTATCCAAAGCACTTGACACAGGAAAAGCTGCCGCAAAAGCGTTCCTAAAGCCCAAAGGGTTGCTACCATCCTGTGTGCTGCACATTAATCCTGCCGAGAATGGCAGCGTAGTGTGGTACACCAAGCCACAGACCCGAAAGTTATACTTTACTGAAAGTCTCGGACTTGCCAGTCAGGAACTGCCCCTTCCTGCACTTATCTGGGCAGCGGATAAAAGGCGGCTGCACGTGTTTGCCTCGAAAAGCAAGGGCAAGCCATCAATAAGCTCCCCTTTGTACTATGCTCCGTTCTTTAACCTGTACAATAATGGAAATGTCTGCATGGGTTCTGTTGATGTGCGCATCAGCCAGTCAGCAACGTTGGAGGAATTTACAGCAGCTTGGGAAGGCTATTTTTTTGGCAGCTATTTCAGCCACCTAATTGGTGGTCACAACCCTGTCAAGGGCAACCTAATCAGCCTTTACAAAGGGCTTTCTGAAACCAAAAACCCCTTCCCTGCAGAGGAACTTGTAGCTGCTAAGAAGCAATTAAAACATTTACTACGATGAAACCGAAAGCCCACTTTATAGCCCCTGAATTGCTAAACCCAACCAACCCAATCGAAGTATGCCTTATTGGTGCAGGCGGGACTGGCTCACAGGTACTAACTGCACTCGCACGGATGAGCCACAGCCTGCAAGCATTGGGACATGCAGGCTTTCAGGTCACCTTGTGGGATGATGATATTATTACCGATGCCAACAGGGGCAGGCAGCTGTTTGCCGAATGCGAAGTAGGATTACCAAAGGCGGTCGCCCTCGTAACCCGCTCCAATCGCTTCTTCGGCACGGGATGGAAAGCGATAAACAGAAAATTTGACAGCCATTCAGGCAACACTAAAGCAGCTATTTATATATCCTGTGTTGATACTGTTACTGCAAGGTTTGAGATTGCGGAAGTGATAAGAGGTAATAATAATAGCCATTATGCTGACCTAGCGAGGTACTGGATGGATTTTGGCAACGGAAAAGATGCTGGGCAGATTGTACTGGCAACGATTGGAAATGTTAAGCAGCCTAAATCCGATAAGTTTGAAGCAGTTGAAAGCCTTCCATTTGTAACAGAAGAATTTGGAGAGTTATTGCGCCAGTCGGAAACTGATGACGATGCGCCAAGCTGTTCGCTTGCCGAAGCCCTCGAGAAGCAGGAACTATTTATTAATTCTGCATTGGCGCAGATGGGATGTTCCCTGTTGTGGCAAATGTTTCGCAACGGGATGACAACCCATAGGGGGTTATTCCTAAATATTGCCGACTTCAGGACTGTACCGCTTCCAGTCTGAGGCGGCCGCCGCACGAAACCTTCCCGGGGTTTCCGTGCGGCGCTTGACTGCTGCTATTATCTAATTAACTGTAAGCCATTCCTGACTATTAAAAAGGCGGCATAAATGCCGCCCAGCATCCGGCGATGCTCCCATGCTCGCCTTTTGCTAAAACTTTAATTTATACGGTATAAAAGTGGCTAGTCAGTGATTACTATATCAAGGCTGCCTGTAGATGAATAATGGTTGTCAGCATAATGGGAGGAAACTTTGCAATTATATAAAATGCAGGATTTTTTGGCTGGATCATTCCTCGAAGCGTCTGCTCTATACGATAATGATATAGGCCTGCGGGCTATTAACGCTGCCGCAACATTCCAGCCAAACATTCGCAAAAAATCCTGTTGCACAATTCGCAAACATTCCAGTTGACGCACCTCCAGTTCAATATGGGCGGCAATCCATGCGCAGGGGTCTGCGGCAAGCAGTTCTGCTTCTGCCCTTAGCTTATCATTGCTTAGGCTATGCAACAATTCCTGCAACGTACTTATACCAACCGATGTTAAGGGAAATTTGTCCATGATCCTGACGTAAAGAGGCAAAGGTAATAGTGTTATCTCGCTCAAAAATTTACAATAACATTCAAAAGGTTGCAAAAAACGTGCAATCTCGGTATCAGAGCTACAGCACTTTCAGTTGTCCTACCATTATGGAGGGAATCGAACAGCACATGATATGTTTAGGCTGAAGTAATTGTCGCCGCAGTGTGGCGACAATTATAAAAAGTGAATTCTCGCAATATTTGGTGCGAGAATTAAAAGCATTTTTAAAGTCCCATCAAACAATTAGTAGATCTGTATGAGTATATCAGCAGATATATTCAGTCGTTCCTTCAAAGCACGTATCATGGCAAGACTAAGTTTTCTTTTGCCTGATAATATTTCTGATTTGCGGGAGCGTGCACCTAATATTGTTGACAGTTCAGCGTCAGAAATATTCAGTTGCTCCATCCTGTACTTTATCGCTTCAAGAGGTGAAGGCTCAGGAACGGGGTAATACTCGTCCTCATATTTTTTAACCAGCATTGAAAGAATTTCCAGTTCGTCAGATTCTTCGGTATCAGCTTGCAGGTCGAGTTGCATCAGCTCATAGATACGGGCGAGAGTATCTTCATACTGTGAATTATTTTTTATAAGTCTTAACATAACTAATCTCTTTTGCGTTAATCCTATCATACTCTGTATGGGTACCTAACCAGACAATGAAAACTATCTTCAGGCGATACTCAATATCCACAATCAAACGGTAGGTGTTCCCATGTACATTAAAAACAACCCGTTTACCTGTTAGGATTGAAGCATTCCCAAACTGACTTTTTAAGTCATTCGGGCTGTTCCACTCGGCGGCAGTAACATCTTTGTACCAATACTGAAGTGGTCGTTCCGAATCCGGAAACTGCTCCCAATATTCCTTTAATGTCTTTACAGCAATTATCCTCATTGCAAATATATTAAAATGTTACCAATTTGGTAACAGCGGATTATAAATTATTCTAAAATTGTGTCAACAGTGTTGTCACAATTACTATGTGCTGACTAAAAGCGGCGAAATTGTTGTCTCAGTGCGGCAACAATTTAAGCTGTCACGTTATTATCTGCAGATTCTTAGAACGCTCTTGACATTGTCGGTGCTATCCTTTGTCATCCCTAATTGCTTTCTCAGCGATATTATTTCTTCCCGCATCTTTAAAATATCCTCAGCCGGAGTATCATTTTTACTTACATTATTTTGATTTAAGCGCTCCTGTAATTCTTTCATTTCCCTGCCAATTGAAACCTGCTCAGTTATTGCATACTCTTCTGTCTGCTTGACAGATCGGTGCCCCAGCATCTCTTTTACAACATAAATAGGCACGTTGTTGTTAAGTGTTACGGTACTCCCAAAAGTTCGCCTGGCCTTATGGGTGTTAAGCTGGCTTTCAATTCCGCACACATCTGCAATTTCCTTTAGGTAGCCGTTCATCCTTTGGTTAGAAATAACGGGAAGAACGGT
This genomic interval carries:
- a CDS encoding alpha-ketoglutarate-dependent dioxygenase AlkB, which produces MTLFNDTDLFNSGTEDKKTYDLPDLELMKMEAFIPKEEADRYYHMLLHSTPWHEYQMPMYDKVVTAPRMIAWYGEQEEAGESSLPWTPELLELRAKVEEQTGLSFNAVLLNLYRNGNDSVAWHSDKEHKIGKNPSIASVTFGQTRPFRFRHKTDKTIGQLEIPLHHGTLLLMSGTTNTYWEHHIPKSAKDMLPRINLTFRQVKKL
- a CDS encoding histone H1, whose translation is MKELFDKISAEFEAFQKDATAQIEGGNKAAGTRARKSALELSKLMKDFRKVSVEESKK
- a CDS encoding single-stranded DNA-binding protein; translated protein: MDITGRLTADAQVRSLSEGRKVVNFSVAVNDSYKAKNGERVTQTEFFDCSYWIGTGIAQYLTKGSIVELSGRVSARAWVDSEGQAKAGLNFHTSKITLHGGGATAGKPQADKHPQAEPVAVEVQGTQVNPDGQHDDLPF
- a CDS encoding DUF932 domain-containing protein — translated: MAHNLNFNEQTGKYSFFSVKEKAWHALGQIVQDYPTSREAITHAGLDYEVIKAPLFAKGTEPAIDFAVPDQFATMRTDTNAIFGVVGKDYQIVQNADAFAFFDAIVGGGEGILYETAGAIGQGERIFITAKLPGYIRVGNGDDVTEKYIFLTTSHDGSGSITAAFTPIRIVCQNTLNAAMRSATNVVRIRHTANAKQRLEDAHRVMGLADTLSLQLEGIFNNWAKVRIEDKEVKKLIQLALCPNTETLNLLKKGAEEELSSVFKNACDAAFSYAMASDTQQMETTKGTVFGAYNAVTGYYQNVRNFKNDEDKMKSIYLGGTAQARAQKAFDLCTDFTKGGAAALMMN
- a CDS encoding PRTRC system protein E, encoding MAITNFFSQVAALNFTGCLNLTIRKDGESLTVSVLLQNDACGDTAKSHIPPLILKGTAQELGEGFFPAVSEPVQQTSQLLTNMEQFLKGQEEAQKNSAMEKKKTEKADKPATEVSPKEKKFIEAMKQVDALEADGKFKEAWCKVPLASEYPDKAEQLRKRKENLKNQFAPDLFGAAQPAETQTEEEVHIEPNTEDYADSEPNAEDIPDEGEGE
- a CDS encoding PRTRC system protein C, with protein sequence MLIANQMPRIFLMKEKGNDITLTDPDAKWSIDAVLQFYANTYPILTTAKISGPVISEDKVQYRFESMMGTKG
- a CDS encoding PRTRC system protein B, which produces MMKNSETTPSLFFPAAAIVVFKPENNEDDLYLEYYDMDESGCPVNPRPLSVKEAQGLSKALDTGKAAAKAFLKPKGLLPSCVLHINPAENGSVVWYTKPQTRKLYFTESLGLASQELPLPALIWAADKRRLHVFASKSKGKPSISSPLYYAPFFNLYNNGNVCMGSVDVRISQSATLEEFTAAWEGYFFGSYFSHLIGGHNPVKGNLISLYKGLSETKNPFPAEELVAAKKQLKHLLR
- a CDS encoding PRTRC system ThiF family protein encodes the protein MKPKAHFIAPELLNPTNPIEVCLIGAGGTGSQVLTALARMSHSLQALGHAGFQVTLWDDDIITDANRGRQLFAECEVGLPKAVALVTRSNRFFGTGWKAINRKFDSHSGNTKAAIYISCVDTVTARFEIAEVIRGNNNSHYADLARYWMDFGNGKDAGQIVLATIGNVKQPKSDKFEAVESLPFVTEEFGELLRQSETDDDAPSCSLAEALEKQELFINSALAQMGCSLLWQMFRNGMTTHRGLFLNIADFRTVPLPV
- a CDS encoding type II toxin-antitoxin system HigA family antitoxin — its product is MLRLIKNNSQYEDTLARIYELMQLDLQADTEESDELEILSMLVKKYEDEYYPVPEPSPLEAIKYRMEQLNISDAELSTILGARSRKSEILSGKRKLSLAMIRALKERLNISADILIQIY
- a CDS encoding type II toxin-antitoxin system HigB family toxin — its product is MRIIAVKTLKEYWEQFPDSERPLQYWYKDVTAAEWNSPNDLKSQFGNASILTGKRVVFNVHGNTYRLIVDIEYRLKIVFIVWLGTHTEYDRINAKEISYVKTYKK